One stretch of Arcobacter sp. F155 DNA includes these proteins:
- a CDS encoding LysE family translocator, whose protein sequence is MSIESMITFYLAIFIFSITPGPGVFALISNSLNNNIKTSYALAFGMSISDVVYLVLAFFGLVALTQNYATVFEFIRIAGGIYLIYLGYKIWTSPIETEIKNEKVTKASYTGNFLKGFLISASNPKVIIFYIAFLPTFMDLSVLGVSDLIVISTITLFALMNGLLFISYSAYSARRVLTTNKSVSILNRTAGSIMGLAGAYLINKD, encoded by the coding sequence ATGTCAATAGAATCGATGATCACGTTTTATTTAGCAATATTTATTTTTAGTATTACACCAGGACCTGGTGTATTTGCGCTTATATCAAATTCATTGAATAACAATATTAAAACATCTTATGCTTTAGCATTTGGTATGTCTATTTCTGATGTTGTTTACTTGGTACTTGCTTTTTTTGGTCTAGTTGCTCTAACACAAAATTATGCAACCGTATTTGAATTTATTAGAATTGCTGGTGGAATTTATTTAATCTATTTAGGTTATAAAATTTGGACATCTCCCATAGAAACAGAAATCAAAAATGAAAAGGTGACAAAGGCTTCATATACAGGTAACTTTTTAAAAGGCTTTTTAATCTCAGCATCTAATCCTAAAGTTATTATATTTTATATTGCATTTTTACCTACATTTATGGATTTAAGTGTATTAGGTGTTAGTGATTTGATTGTAATTAGCACAATAACTTTATTCGCATTAATGAATGGTCTTTTATTTATTTCATATAGTGCATATAGTGCAAGAAGAGTATTAACAACAAATAAATCTGTAAGTATATTAAATAGAACAGCTGGTTCTATTATGGGATTAGCTGGAGCATATCTAATAAATAAAGATTGA
- a CDS encoding recombinase family protein — MNVGYARVSTSSQNLQNQIDQLKSSGCEKIFSEKRSGKNESNREQFKIMMDFIREGDVLYITKLDRLARSVIDLHNIAKFLQDKDVDLKVLHQNIDTTSPAGRLLFTMLGAIAEFERDLINERVREGIEAAKKKGVQFGRKAILSTKEKNVIYKQHEKGKSVALLSKLFHVARNTIYRAIKDVAKKK, encoded by the coding sequence ATGAATGTAGGTTATGCAAGAGTTTCAACTTCTAGTCAAAATCTTCAGAATCAAATTGATCAACTCAAGAGTTCTGGATGTGAAAAGATTTTCTCAGAAAAGAGATCAGGAAAGAATGAATCAAATCGTGAACAGTTTAAAATCATGATGGATTTTATAAGAGAAGGTGATGTCCTTTACATTACAAAACTTGATAGATTAGCAAGGTCTGTAATAGATCTTCATAATATTGCAAAGTTTTTACAGGATAAGGATGTAGATCTCAAAGTCTTACATCAAAATATTGATACAACATCTCCTGCAGGAAGACTATTATTTACAATGTTAGGTGCAATTGCAGAATTTGAACGTGATTTAATAAATGAACGTGTTAGAGAAGGAATTGAAGCTGCAAAGAAAAAAGGTGTTCAGTTTGGTAGAAAAGCTATACTAAGTACTAAAGAGAAGAATGTAATATACAAACAACATGAAAAAGGAAAGTCTGTTGCCTTGTTATCCAAGTTATTTCATGTAGCACGTAATACTATCTATAGAGCAATTAAAGATGTAGCTAAAAAGAAGTAG
- a CDS encoding DUF262 domain-containing protein yields MTVNISQFSLYDIMAMLERKEMVINRDYQRAGGIWPNSARSYFIDTILEEYPFPKIYLYQTINEKTNRPIKEIIDGQQRITTIQDFINNRFALDSTSANFSGLKYEDLPLEKQRSLNTYQIEASIVLNANRPELFEMFRRMNAYTTPLSKAELRHSTYQGLFKWFIVDLADKISPILENFKIFTPKQLARMHDSEFIAELVIAIDKGITSKSQPAIESLYKKYNEVFEESRNYERILMEFFDFINSILIHLRETTIVKSYVIHSLFCAFLYIRDELKDSNFNITNHHISDDEIVRNLSILADAHELHDEDGRYRDYVSSCSARTTNAPQRTIRTEYLIRALTGNL; encoded by the coding sequence ATGACAGTAAATATATCACAATTTAGTCTTTATGACATTATGGCTATGCTAGAGAGAAAAGAAATGGTAATAAATAGAGACTATCAAAGAGCAGGAGGTATTTGGCCAAATTCTGCACGAAGTTATTTCATAGATACAATTCTTGAAGAGTATCCTTTCCCAAAAATATACTTATATCAGACAATTAATGAAAAAACTAATCGACCTATAAAAGAGATCATTGATGGACAGCAAAGAATTACTACAATACAAGACTTTATAAATAACCGATTTGCATTAGATTCAACATCTGCGAATTTTAGTGGTCTTAAATATGAAGATTTACCTCTAGAAAAACAAAGAAGTTTAAATACATATCAAATTGAAGCATCAATTGTTTTAAATGCAAATAGACCTGAATTATTTGAAATGTTTAGAAGAATGAATGCTTATACAACACCTTTATCAAAAGCTGAACTTAGACATTCTACTTATCAAGGTTTATTTAAATGGTTTATAGTTGATTTAGCAGATAAAATATCACCTATATTAGAAAACTTTAAAATATTTACGCCTAAACAATTAGCAAGAATGCATGATTCTGAATTCATCGCAGAATTGGTAATTGCTATAGATAAAGGAATTACTTCAAAAAGTCAACCTGCTATTGAATCATTATATAAAAAATATAATGAAGTGTTTGAGGAGAGCAGAAATTATGAAAGAATTCTAATGGAATTTTTTGATTTTATTAATAGTATTTTGATACATTTAAGAGAAACAACTATTGTAAAATCATATGTAATTCATTCTTTATTTTGTGCATTTTTATACATTAGGGATGAATTAAAAGATTCTAACTTTAATATTACAAATCATCATATTTCTGATGATGAAATTGTGCGAAACTTATCAATTCTTGCAGATGCACATGAATTACATGATGAAGATGGTCGATACAGAGATTATGTAAGCTCTTGTTCTGCAAGGACTACAAATGCACCACAAAGAACTATAAGGACTGAATATTTAATAAGAGCATTAACTGGTAATTTATAA
- a CDS encoding GIY-YIG nuclease family protein has translation MKNEQVCLCGEEAKEFKEILKKEVKFNITPIKLFHENIGWFCELDDLKINKWPISKNDGVYLLWEKIDYCPQHKLFISEALYVGKGNIKKRIYDHAKNKGFTEENLVYFSFLDIPNRSAKYIEQLLLDLYKFPLNKAENNGQAVLYSYLTQTEVDFGTL, from the coding sequence ATGAAAAATGAACAAGTATGTCTATGTGGAGAAGAAGCTAAAGAGTTCAAAGAAATACTTAAAAAGGAAGTTAAATTTAATATCACTCCTATTAAATTATTTCATGAAAATATTGGTTGGTTTTGTGAGTTAGATGACCTAAAAATCAATAAATGGCCAATCTCTAAAAATGATGGAGTGTATTTACTTTGGGAGAAAATTGATTATTGTCCTCAACATAAACTATTCATTTCTGAAGCACTTTATGTCGGAAAGGGGAATATCAAAAAAAGAATCTATGATCATGCAAAAAATAAAGGGTTTACCGAAGAAAACTTGGTTTATTTTTCATTCCTAGATATTCCTAATAGGTCAGCCAAATATATCGAACAATTATTATTGGATTTGTATAAATTCCCTTTGAACAAAGCAGAAAATAATGGGCAAGCAGTTCTTTATTCATACCTAACTCAAACTGAAGTCGATTTTGGCACGTTATAA
- a CDS encoding site-specific integrase, whose product MNLKEVKKIKVKRIKESITEKEFKKLMSYVRGDDSIRENTRINLLRTFIFLYYCGLRLNEVQELKIIDVKNLLKNEMIKIYISKTSSERKVYLTPTFKKEINKLFDFTIEDDSNKIIHKSTSKKTGINNIVFIQQVNSKMKEILGEGFTSHSFRQGLITEMGSKSINIKIISNFIGHKNVSTTLGYIKPTDDQIKNSLVR is encoded by the coding sequence ATGAACTTAAAAGAAGTGAAGAAAATAAAAGTAAAAAGAATAAAAGAAAGTATAACTGAAAAAGAATTTAAAAAATTAATGTCTTATGTTAGAGGTGATGATTCAATCAGAGAAAATACAAGAATAAATCTTCTAAGAACATTTATATTTTTATACTATTGTGGACTAAGACTTAATGAAGTTCAAGAGTTAAAAATAATTGATGTAAAAAACCTATTAAAAAATGAAATGATTAAAATATACATTTCAAAAACATCAAGTGAAAGAAAGGTATATTTAACTCCTACTTTTAAAAAAGAGATTAATAAGTTATTTGACTTTACTATAGAAGATGATTCAAATAAAATCATACATAAAAGTACAAGTAAAAAAACAGGTATTAATAATATTGTTTTTATACAACAGGTAAACTCTAAAATGAAAGAAATACTTGGAGAAGGATTCACTTCACATTCATTTAGGCAAGGCTTAATTACTGAAATGGGAAGTAAATCTATTAATATAAAGATTATCTCGAATTTTATTGGTCATAAAAATGTTAGCACAACACTTGGATATATAAAACCAACTGATGATCAAATTAAAAATTCTTTGGTTAGATAA
- a CDS encoding ParA family protein, producing MSIVVYSIKGGVGKTTLSVQLAQMLKYTYVTNDSHSSAHNLMPEEKGFLVSKEDYDEIPFDKNIVYDFGGFKDSRINDIIKQSKVIVIPTLTSIVDVQATLATIKDVVKLNTNILIVINRTRSNNKAIELKEYLSEEVSNINHNINSKIVFVRDSSVLEDSLFDCEYIEDKAGTNRFKRHIYRNAIEDMKLLNKSLEL from the coding sequence ATGTCGATTGTAGTTTATAGTATTAAAGGTGGAGTTGGTAAAACTACACTATCAGTTCAATTAGCACAAATGTTAAAATATACTTATGTAACAAATGATTCACACTCATCTGCTCATAATTTAATGCCTGAAGAAAAAGGCTTCTTAGTTTCAAAAGAAGATTATGATGAAATACCTTTTGATAAAAATATTGTATATGATTTTGGTGGATTTAAAGACTCTAGAATAAACGATATAATAAAACAATCAAAAGTAATAGTAATTCCTACACTAACTTCAATTGTTGATGTACAAGCAACATTAGCTACTATTAAAGATGTAGTAAAACTTAATACAAATATTTTAATAGTAATAAATAGAACAAGAAGCAATAATAAAGCTATTGAATTAAAGGAATATCTCTCTGAAGAGGTATCAAATATCAATCATAACATTAATTCTAAAATAGTTTTTGTGAGGGATTCATCTGTATTAGAAGATAGTTTATTTGATTGTGAATATATTGAAGATAAAGCAGGTACAAATAGATTTAAACGTCATATTTATAGAAATGCAATAGAAGATATGAAGTTATTAAATAAGTCATTGGAGTTGTAA
- a CDS encoding Fic family protein gives MYTTPVIPQSEQHPLKQEILNKAERIIIESAKLTGNLNIHIINAIKENLRTINSYYSNKIESEGTHPIDIERAMKNEFSQDDKKKSMQQLSLVHIEVQKYLETTLDISSKAYSLEKILEIHKEFYYKKEMKYALNIKNGELEIEMIPGELREGYVRVGEHIPPQSDELIACFNEFEMLYNQSRNSTHTMKLIYALCSHHRLTYIHPFYDGNGRVSRLYLDYLLYHSDIQGYGLWNISRGLARNQKEYRKFLSLADEKFSGYNDGRGPLTLKGLENFLEFMLDIALDQVLFMSEYLKLDSMATKIKAYVELSQKKLIHNVKPLPKNSNKLLEYLLVHGEVTRGDAQEILGVSAPKAISIVKELLEEDYLQTDSPRGKLRFKLNSKLSNYLIPDLFEN, from the coding sequence ATGTACACAACTCCAGTTATACCACAATCTGAACAGCATCCTTTAAAGCAAGAGATACTTAATAAAGCGGAACGTATTATAATTGAGAGTGCTAAGTTAACAGGAAATTTAAATATTCATATAATTAATGCAATAAAAGAAAATTTGCGGACTATAAACTCTTATTACTCAAATAAAATTGAATCAGAAGGTACTCATCCTATTGATATTGAACGTGCAATGAAAAATGAATTTTCACAAGATGATAAAAAGAAAAGTATGCAACAATTGTCATTAGTACATATTGAGGTACAAAAATATTTAGAAACAACACTAGATATCTCATCTAAAGCATATTCATTAGAAAAAATACTAGAGATTCATAAAGAATTTTACTATAAAAAAGAAATGAAATATGCACTAAATATTAAAAATGGTGAGTTAGAAATAGAAATGATACCTGGGGAACTAAGAGAAGGTTATGTACGAGTTGGAGAACATATCCCACCTCAAAGTGATGAATTAATAGCTTGCTTCAATGAATTTGAGATGTTATATAATCAATCTAGGAACTCGACACACACAATGAAACTAATCTATGCTTTATGTTCTCATCATAGATTAACATATATACATCCATTTTATGATGGAAACGGAAGAGTGTCTAGACTTTATTTAGATTACTTATTGTATCACTCTGATATTCAAGGTTATGGATTATGGAATATATCAAGAGGACTTGCTAGAAATCAAAAAGAGTATAGAAAATTTTTATCATTAGCAGATGAAAAGTTTAGTGGATATAATGATGGAAGAGGACCATTAACATTAAAAGGACTTGAAAACTTTTTAGAATTTATGTTAGATATTGCATTAGATCAAGTATTATTTATGAGTGAATATTTAAAGTTAGATTCTATGGCAACAAAAATAAAAGCTTATGTTGAACTATCACAAAAAAAATTAATTCATAATGTCAAACCTCTACCAAAAAACTCAAATAAACTGTTAGAGTATTTATTGGTTCATGGAGAAGTAACTAGAGGTGATGCTCAAGAAATTTTAGGAGTAAGTGCACCTAAAGCCATATCTATTGTAAAAGAGTTACTAGAAGAAGATTACTTACAAACAGATAGTCCTAGAGGAAAATTAAGATTTAAATTAAATAGTAAATTATCTAACTATCTTATACCTGATTTATTTGAAAATTAA
- a CDS encoding integrase arm-type DNA-binding domain-containing protein: MPKIVKPLTDKEIKAAKPKEKQYKLSDGQSLYLIIKPNGTKFFRFDFKFENKRKSMSFGVYPDVSLSEARKLKDNTKELLKQNINPILEKNISLEDSTNTFKNISEKWLSKMKNEWVDKTYIKVENVIRNHAYPYIGNKLIEDITRTDILNIIDRMNTKELHGSAEKMMSNFNRIYKYAVTYNYVEHNIIADIDKKNIIVSTSNNHMSAIIKENEIKELLEDINNFENLYKASITTIVALKLAPYVALRPYNLRALEWNEINFEKKVIDIQGEKMKTKKDFILPLSKQAIEILKMIEPFSAHKSKYVFPSPVSNLKCLSDATLGHALKKLGYQNRHTTHGFRSTFSTIAHEKIKEHGFNSDIIESCLAHEEKNKIKAAYNRASKMKYFEEKKELMQWWADWLDNIKLV; encoded by the coding sequence ATGCCGAAAATTGTAAAACCTCTAACAGATAAAGAAATTAAAGCTGCTAAACCTAAAGAAAAACAATATAAATTAAGTGATGGACAAAGTTTATATTTAATTATTAAACCTAATGGAACTAAATTTTTTAGATTTGATTTTAAATTTGAAAATAAAAGAAAATCTATGAGCTTTGGAGTTTATCCAGATGTTTCACTTAGTGAAGCAAGAAAATTAAAAGATAATACAAAAGAACTTTTAAAACAAAATATCAATCCTATATTAGAAAAAAATATATCTTTAGAAGATAGTACTAACACTTTTAAAAACATATCAGAAAAATGGCTTTCTAAAATGAAAAATGAATGGGTTGATAAAACATACATTAAAGTTGAGAATGTTATTAGAAATCATGCTTATCCATATATTGGTAACAAACTTATTGAAGATATTACAAGAACAGATATATTAAATATTATAGATAGAATGAATACCAAAGAACTTCATGGTTCTGCTGAGAAGATGATGAGCAATTTCAATAGAATTTATAAATATGCAGTAACTTATAATTATGTAGAGCATAATATAATTGCTGATATTGACAAAAAAAATATAATCGTTTCAACAAGTAATAATCATATGAGTGCAATTATAAAAGAAAATGAAATAAAAGAATTACTTGAAGATATCAATAACTTTGAAAACTTGTATAAAGCTAGTATTACAACAATAGTAGCATTAAAACTGGCTCCTTATGTAGCTTTAAGACCTTATAACTTAAGAGCCTTAGAATGGAATGAAATAAATTTTGAAAAAAAAGTTATAGATATACAAGGTGAAAAAATGAAAACTAAAAAAGATTTTATTTTACCTTTGTCAAAACAAGCAATTGAAATATTAAAGATGATTGAGCCTTTTTCAGCTCACAAAAGTAAATATGTATTCCCATCACCTGTTTCTAACTTAAAATGTTTAAGTGATGCAACACTAGGACATGCATTAAAAAAACTAGGATATCAGAATAGACATACTACGCATGGATTTAGAAGTACATTCTCAACAATAGCACATGAAAAAATAAAAGAACATGGATTTAATAGTGATATTATTGAATCATGTTTAGCTCATGAAGAAAAAAATAAAATTAAAGCTGCCTATAATAGAGCTTCAAAAATGAAATATTTTGAAGAGAAGAAAGAACTAATGCAGTGGTGGGCTGATTGGTTGGATAATATTAAATTAGTTTAA
- the bioA gene encoding adenosylmethionine--8-amino-7-oxononanoate transaminase produces MNYIELDKKHAWHPYNSLPTKTKILPVKRTFGQTIVLEDDTELIDAMSSWWSAIHGYNHPKLVEALQKQANIMPHVMFGGLTHEPASLLCEKLAKLTGLPSVFLADSGSVSIEVALKTAILYQKAKGKNVDKFISLENAYHGDTLGCMGVCDPNNSMHSLYGNYLPNNIFTSIEDIEKTIEEHHHEVAGIVLEPVVQGAGGMRIHKPDYLKKLRELCTKYDIIFIADEIATGFGHTGKMWACEHADVVPDIITIGKCLTGGMMTLAAMCTTKHISDTISNSEIGVLMHGPTFMGNPLACSVANASIDLLLESNWQEKVSNINKIFTQKLNTLEEVEIVKDIRTIGAIGVVELHSPDFAQFIQDECQNQGVWIRPFGKLIYSIVAYTITNEELNKICDAMINAIKKTDIQFKNMEQK; encoded by the coding sequence ATGAATTATATAGAATTAGATAAAAAGCACGCTTGGCACCCTTACAACTCATTGCCAACGAAAACAAAAATCCTACCAGTAAAGAGAACTTTTGGACAAACTATTGTCTTAGAAGATGATACTGAACTTATAGATGCTATGAGCTCATGGTGGAGTGCAATCCACGGATACAACCATCCAAAGCTAGTAGAGGCTTTACAAAAACAAGCAAATATTATGCCTCATGTTATGTTTGGTGGACTTACACACGAACCTGCATCTCTTCTTTGTGAAAAGTTAGCAAAGCTTACAGGTCTACCTAGTGTATTTTTAGCAGATAGTGGAAGTGTTAGTATTGAAGTAGCACTAAAAACAGCTATTTTATACCAAAAAGCAAAAGGGAAAAATGTAGATAAATTTATTTCCCTAGAAAATGCTTACCATGGAGATACTTTAGGTTGTATGGGAGTTTGTGACCCAAACAATAGTATGCACTCATTGTATGGAAACTACTTACCAAACAATATCTTTACAAGTATAGAAGATATAGAAAAAACAATAGAAGAACATCACCATGAAGTAGCAGGTATAGTACTAGAACCAGTAGTTCAAGGTGCAGGTGGTATGAGGATTCATAAGCCTGATTATCTAAAAAAGTTGCGTGAATTATGTACAAAATATGATATAATTTTCATTGCTGATGAGATAGCAACAGGCTTTGGTCACACAGGTAAGATGTGGGCTTGTGAACATGCAGATGTAGTACCAGATATCATTACAATAGGAAAGTGCCTAACAGGTGGTATGATGACACTTGCTGCAATGTGTACAACAAAACATATAAGCGATACTATTTCAAACTCTGAAATAGGTGTACTTATGCACGGTCCAACATTTATGGGAAATCCTTTAGCTTGTAGTGTGGCAAATGCCAGTATTGATTTATTATTAGAGTCAAACTGGCAAGAAAAAGTTTCAAATATCAATAAAATATTTACTCAAAAACTAAATACTTTAGAAGAAGTAGAAATCGTAAAAGATATTAGAACAATTGGTGCAATTGGTGTTGTAGAACTTCATAGCCCTGATTTCGCTCAGTTTATACAAGATGAGTGCCAAAATCAAGGTGTATGGATAAGACCATTTGGAAAACTAATTTATTCAATCGTTGCTTATACAATTACTAATGAAGAATTAAATAAGATTTGTGATGCAATGATAAACGCAATTAAAAAAACAGATATTCAATTTAAAAATATGGAGCAAAAATAG